Proteins from one Ricinus communis isolate WT05 ecotype wild-type chromosome 9, ASM1957865v1, whole genome shotgun sequence genomic window:
- the LOC8258805 gene encoding uncharacterized protein LOC8258805, which yields MDDFDAAWFSGFGFAVRKKRSSISRQPCSDPQKFLQSYAFSPQSTQYLGSGYNEEECYVNETALYSDGLRSQNKLKKLKLKLGGVTHTIHTKYASESSQFLNVPQPQEKVVFQDSSYGRNQSFRGKMNGESVYVNETYGHEPVRKSKRVPKRRVIDAGLSEDDDGADEEIRYLGRLNASRVSSNGRRREDGISVEMKNYKLSNLGNEGITKLRSGRSDDDKDYLEDEEPISDDEPGFKSKKLGFVEGRSRAGASPIEFPYGLPPAPPKKQKVKLSEVEQQLKKAEAAQRRRVQSEKAAREAEAEAIRKILGQDSGRKKKEEKMKKQRDELAQGKSANSNILGSSTIRWVTSPTGTMVIFSDDIGLPNIFKSAPCSYPPAREKCAGPNCTNSYKYRDSKSKLPLCSLHCYKAIQGKMQTLVTC from the exons ATGGACGATTTTGATGCAGCATGGTTCAGTGGTTTTGGCTTTGCTGTGCGGAAGAAGAGGAGCAGTATATCTCGTCAACCTTGTTCTGATCCACAGAAATTCTTACAAAGTTATGCTTTTTCGCCACAGTCTACACAATATTTAGGCAGTGGATACAATGAAGAAGAGTGTTATGTTAACGAAACAGCACTTTATTCTGATGGATTGAGAAGTCAGAACAAGCTTAAGAAGCTCAAGCTCAAGCTCGGTGGTGTTACTCATACTATACACACTAAGTATGCATCAGAatcttctcaatttcttaatgtACCTCAGCCACAAGAGAAAGTGGTTTTTCAG GATTCTTCTTATGGAAGGAACCagtcttttagaggaaagatgAATGGTGAAAGTGTGTATGTAAATGAAACCTATGGACACGAGCCAGTTCGTAAGAGTAAGCGGGTTCCTAAGAGACGTGTAATTGATGCGGGACTTAGtgaagatgatgatggtgCAGATGAGGAAATCCGTTACCTTGGGAGACTCAATGCTTCTAGAGTTTCTTCCAATGGTAGGCGAAGGGAGGATGGGATCTCTGTTgagatgaaaaattataaactatcTAACTTGGGCAATGAAGGTATAACAAAGTTGAGATCAGGAAGATCGGACGATGATAAAGATTACTTGGAAGATGAAGAACCTATATCAGATGATGAGCctggatttaagagcaagaaATTGGGATTTGTTGAAGGAAGGAGTAGAGCTGGTGCGAGTCCTATTGAGTTCCCATATGGTTTACCTCCTGCCCCTCCTAAAA AGCAAAAGGTGAAACTGTCTGAAGTGGAGCAGCAACTGAAAAAAGCGGAAGCTGCACAGAGGCGTAGGGTCCAATCAGAGAAGGCAGCTAGAGAGGCTGAG GCTGAGGCAATTAGAAAGATACTTGGTCAAGATTctggaagaaagaagaaggaagagaaGATGAAGAAACAACGAGATGAATTGGCTCAG GGAAAAAGTGCCAACTCAAATATACTGGGATCAAGTACTATTAGATGGGTCACTAGTCCTACTGGAACTATGGTTATTTTTTCTGACGATATTGGTCttccaaatatttttaaatcagCGCCATGCAG TTATCCTCCGGCCCGGGAGAAATGTGCCGGTCCAAATTGTacaaattcttataaatatcgTGATTCCAAGTCGAAGCTTCCACTCTGCAGTCTCCACTGTTACAAGGCAATACAAGGCAAGATGCAAACTCTAGTTACCTGCTGA
- the LOC112534846 gene encoding pectinesterase inhibitor 1: MEPYNNLKKPLIASFFLLINFAHAFSASTPSSEDPTKTTFIVRPLLKEPPSSEDIYKKSHSVPAVAVSGTTKPNPQLKKICDKTDYPSLCLSSITPFFTGKTEIISVLRMAIDAAIKQTEVAISAAQKIVNSSNNPPETASILQDCIETYTDAIDNFHSAEEAIPEKDIGTINTMLSAAVADYETCNDESGGSSPMTSYGEKLVNMTSNCLVIASLIK; encoded by the coding sequence ATGGAACCTtacaataatttaaagaaGCCGCTTATCGCCTCATTCTTCTTGCTCATCAACTTTGCACATGCCTTTTCAGCATCAACCCCCTCTTCAGAAGATCCCACAAAAACTACATTTATTGTGCGCCCTTTATTAAAAGAACCCCCAAGTAGCGAAGACATCTATAAGAAGTCCCATTCTGTTCCTGCTGTTGCTGTTTCAGGAACCACAAAACCCAATCCTCAACTCAAGAAAATATGCGACAAAACTGATTATCCTTCTCTTTGCCTATCATCAATTACCCCTTTCTTCACAGGCAAGACTGAAATCATTTCTGTGCTTCGGATGGCAATAGATGCGGCAATTAAACAAACAGAAGTAGCCATTTCTGCTGCTCAGAAAATAGTTAATTCATCGAACAATCCTCCTGAAACAGCATCTATCCTTCAGGATTGTATTGAAACTTATACTGATGCTATAGATAATTTCCACAGCGCAGAGGAAGCAATTCCAGAAAAAGATATTGGCACCATTAATACCATGCTTAGTGCTGCTGTTGCGGATTATGAGACATGTAATGATGAGTCTGGTGGATCTAGTCCAATGACTAGCTATGGTGAGAAGCTTGTTAACATGACTAGCAATTGCTTGGTCATTGCTTCTTTGATAAAATGA
- the LOC8258810 gene encoding LOW QUALITY PROTEIN: uncharacterized protein LOC8258810 (The sequence of the model RefSeq protein was modified relative to this genomic sequence to represent the inferred CDS: inserted 1 base in 1 codon), with amino-acid sequence MGKGLKNKKPFTLQVDEHFFHNRYSDAFSIDHLNEVIFIHGFKKLHNRHKSELYDALNTIDLITPQRSTLKDNNDNNNFWPYDSSISLDQVKQDLDSLNWQECAVQSIXTIGQSQSEPKGRDCCGGDGVMSSKDLLVSSFKISHKRRISKRTNRRKRSIVAYGSVDSFNNIAGFADVDSFGTYDGAAAVAGSGAGAGAEDDSSLFVDSYSWEF; translated from the exons ATGGGGAAAGGCCTCAAGAACAAGAAGCCTTTTACGCTTCAAGTTGACGAACATTTCTTTCATAATCGCTACAGCGACGCTTTTAGCATTGATCATCTCAATgag GTGATTTTTATTCACGGATTTAAGAAACTACACAATCGCCATAAG TCTGAGCTGTATGACGCGTTGAACACTATTGATCTGATAACTCCACAGCGTTCAACACTTAAAGACAACAACGACAACAATAATTTCTGGCCGTACGATTCCTCCATCTCGCTTGATCAGGTTAAGCAAGACCTGGATTCTTTGAACTGGCAGGAATGTGCTGTTCAATCAA AGACCATTGGTCAGTCTCAGTCTGAACCAAAGGGTAGAGATTGTTGCGGTGGTGATGGTGTCATGAGTTCAAAGGATTTATTAGTATCTTCTTTTAAAATCAGCCACAAACGGCGGATATCAAAGAGGACTAACAGGAGGAAGAGGAGTATTGTTGCTTATGGTAGCGTTGATAGTTTTAACAATATTGCTGGTTTTGCTGACGTGGACTCTTTTGGCACTTATGATGGAGCTGCTGCAGTTGCAGGTTCAGGTGCAGGTGCAGGCGCAGAGGATGATTCCTCTCTGTTTGTGGATTCGTACAGCTGGGAATTCTGA
- the LOC8258807 gene encoding universal stress protein PHOS34, which translates to MEGERRVGVAVDFSTCSKKALKWAVDNLVRNGDHLILITILPDGYYEEGEMQLWEVTGSPLIPLHEFSDPAVMKKYGVKPDPETLDIVNTVANQKQIVVVMKIYWGDPREKICEAIDKIPLSCLIIGNRGLGKIKRAIMGSVSNYVVNNGTCPVTVVKQHDHES; encoded by the exons ATGGAAGGAGAAAGAAGGGTGGGCGTAGCGGTGGATTTCTCAACCTGCAGCAAGAAAGCATTAAAATGGGCAGTGGATAATCTTGTCCGCAACGGGGATCATCTTATCCTCATTACCATACTCCCCGACGGCTACTATGAAGAAGGCGAGATGCAGCTTTGGGAAGTCACTGGTTCCC CTTTAATCCCTCTACATGAATTTTCTGATCCTGCTGTCATGAAGAAGTACGGTGTGAAACCTGATCCAGAAACTCTGGATATTGTAAACACTGTTGCAAACCAGAAACAG ATTGTTGTGGTTATGAAGATCTATTGGGGGGATCCTCGTGAGAAGATATGTGAAGCTATTGATAAGATCCCTTTGAGCTGCCTTATTATAGGCAATAGAGGCCTTGGCAAGATCAAGAG GGCTATAATGGGCAGTGTGAGCAACTATGTTGTGAATAATGGAACATGCCCTGTTACTGTTGTGAAGCAACATGACCATGAAAGTTAG
- the LOC112534852 gene encoding scarecrow-like protein 18, which produces MFNFQEVQDCFSSKNRNPEIVEEANGEPCYGTEDSEESVSNFHQCSDTGFYKDNSSKGSLGFLPQQQEAFLDFGPFDDTRYNILSPPLQTCLKEIEKFGEIKNGIQDHDQTKKTNQKDQLSSTSLKLLKRYVEGLKRLNSERIIKPINDTPSMEVPSQELSTEKIVRVAGERFIQTFTRTVDIVSMLDNPFDLSFSGLSVDEAKKVELAELLLLSAEKVGNQQYERASILLNQCDRLSSSTGNAVERVVHYFCKALRERIDRETGKSLGKQHCFNIDEAIMAPSSTILASYQEVPFSQVAHFAGIQAIVENVTDAKRIHVIDLGIRVGVQWTGLMQALVSDFDCNLELLKITAVGTTSKHLIKDTGKRLTSFAESISLPFAFNIVMVSDMLDLTEDQFELDSDQTVVVYCEYLLRSLISLPDRLNSVMKVIRILNPSITVVTEPEYNSTSSSFVNRFIEALFYFSAYFDCLESCMKDNSNRMILESLHFGEGIKNIVATEGKERKIRNAKLDAWRAFFTRFGMLETELSTSSLCQAKLIAKKFACGNACTLSMDGKSLLIGWKGTPMHSLSAWKFI; this is translated from the coding sequence ATGTTCAATTTTCAAGAAGTTCAGGATTGTTTTAGCTCTAAGAATAGAAACCCTGAGATTGTGGAAGAAGCAAACGGAGAGCCTTGTTATGGTACTGAAGACTCTGAAGAATCAGTAAGCAATTTTCACCAATGCTCTGATACAGGATTTTACAAGGATAACTCATCAAAAGGAAGTCTAGGTTTCTTGCCACAACAGCAGGAAGCATTCTTGGATTTTGGGCCTTTTGATGATACAAGGTATAATATCCTTTCTCCACCACTTCAGACATGTTTGAAGGAAATTGAAAAGTTTGGTGAAATCAAGAATGGAATTCAAGATCATGATCAAACCAAGAAGACAAATCAAAAAGATCAGTTGTCTTCAACCTCACTTAAACTCCTCAAGAGATACGTTGAAGGACTGAAAAGATTGAACAGTGAAAGAATCATTAAGCCAATTAATGATACACCAAGCATGGAGGTGCCAAGCCAGGAACTTTCAACTGAAAAGATCGTCAGGGTGGCCGGAGAAAGGTTTATCCAGACCTTTACTAGAACTGTTGATATTGTCTCTATGCTTGACAATCCTTttgatctttctttctcaGGCCTTTCTGTTGATGAGGCTAAAAAAGTGGAGCTAGCTGAACTGCTCCTGCTTTCTGCTGAGAAAGTTGGCAATCAACAATATGAACGAGCAAGCATATTGCTAAACCAATGCGATCGCTTATCTTCCAGTACTGGAAATGCAGTTGAAAGAGTAgttcattatttttgtaaagCTCTTCGAGAAAGGATTGATCGAGAAACAGGGAAGAGTTTAGGAAAACAACACTGCTTCAATATTGATGAGGCAATTATGGCTCCAAGCTCGACCATCCTGGCGAGCTACCAAGAAGTTCCTTTCTCTCAGGTTGCACATTTTGCTGGAATCCAAGCCATTGTAGAAAATGTGACTGATGCAAAGAGGATTCATGTGATTGATCTGGGTATCAGAGTAGGCGTGCAATGGACGGGCTTGATGCAAGCTTTGGTGTCAGACTTTGACTGCAATCTGGAGCTTTTAAAGATAACTGCTGTTGGAACTACTTCGAAACACTTAATCAAAGACACTGGTAAGAGGTTAACAAGTTTTGCCGAGTCTATTAGCTTACCCTTTGCTTTTAACATAGTAATGGTTTCAGATATGTTGGATCTCACAGAAGATCAATTTGAGCTAGATTCTGATCAAACAGTAGTTGTTTACTGTGAATATCTGCTAAGAAGCCTGATTTCACTGCCCGATAGGCTAAATTCTGTGATGAAAGTGATCAGAATTCTTAATCCGAGTATAACGGTGGTTACTGAACCTGAGTATAATTCAACTTCATCATCTTTTGTTAACCGTTTCATTGAAGCTCTTTTCTACTTCAGTGCATATTTTGATTGCCTTGAATCATGTATGAAAGATAATTCAAACAGAATGATTCTTGAATCTTTGCACTTCGGTGAGGGAATTAAAAACATCGTGGCCACCGAAGGAAAAGAGAGGAAGATTCGAAATGCAAAGCTTGATGCTTGGAGGGCATTTTTCACCCGTTTTGGGATGTTAGAGACTGAACTGAGCACGTCATCTTTATGCCAAGCAAAACTAATTGCTAAGAAATTTGCTTGTGGGAATGCTTGTACACTTAGCATGGATGGAAAAAGCCTACTTATCGGGTGGAAGGGTACACCAATGCATTCCCTTTCTGCTTGGAAGTTCATTTGA
- the LOC8258809 gene encoding aldehyde dehydrogenase 22A1, protein MAFWWPIIVLAFAYAICRFLLMLIPTNVPSIDVDASDVLDGNQKEENSFIYIPPRGRTQQQERKVQCYEPATMKYLGFFPALSPTEVKERVTQARKAQRIWAKSSFKQRRQFLRILLKYIIEHQELICEVSSRDTGKTMIDASLGEIMTTCEKITWLLSEGEQWLKPEYRSSGRSMLHKKAKVEFHPLGVIGAIVSWNYPFHNIFNPMLAAVFSGNSIVIKVSENASWSGCFYFRIIQAALAAVGAPENLVDIITGFAETGEALVSSADKVIFVGSPGVGKMIMRNAANTLVPVTLELGGKDAFIVCEDVDVPHVAQIAVRAALQSSGQNCAGAERFYVHKDIYSSFVSEVAKIVKSVSAGPPLTGRYDMGAICLQEHSDKLQNLVNDAIDKGAVIEARGSFGHLGEGAVDQYFPPTILVNVNHTMKLMREETFGPIMPIMKFSTDEEAVKLANDCRYGLGCAVFSGSQRRAKEIASQIHCGVAAINDFASTYMCQSLPFGGVKDSGFGRFAGIEGLRACCLVKSVVEDRWWPYIKTKIPKPIQYPVSENGFEFQESLVEALYGLNIWDRLRALVNVLKMLSEQNSSGNKRND, encoded by the exons ATGGCTTTCTGGTGGCCAATAATCGTGCTCGCTTTTGCCTATGCGATCTGCCGGTTCTTGTTGATGCTTATCCCGACCAATGTGCCTTCAATTGACGTCGATGCATCCGATG TTTTAGATGGGAATCAAAAGGAAGAGAATAGCTTCATTTAT ATACCTCCGAGAGGAAGGACACAGCAACAGGAGAGAAAAGTCCAGTGCTATGAGCCCGCAACCATGAAATACTTAGGATTTTTCCCTGCCTTATCGCCGACTGAG GTCAAGGAACGCGTGACACAAGCAAGGAAGGCACAGAGAATATGGGCAAAAAGCAGCTTCAAGCAAAGGCGACAGTTTTTGCGGATACTTCTCAAGTATATTATTGAACACCAAGAACTTATATGCGA AGTATCTTCACGTGATACTGGAAAGACAATGATAGATGCCTCTTTAGGAGAAATAATGACAACATGTGAAAAAATCACTTGGCTTCTCTCAGAGGGTGAGCAGTGGCTAAAGCCTGAATATCG ATCTTCTGGGAGATCAATGCTTCACAAGAAAGCCAAGGTGGAATTTCACCCTCTTGGTGTTATTGGTGCCATTGTGTCATGGAACTATCCTTTTCACAACATTTTTAATCCAATGTTAGCGGCAGTCTTTTCAGGAAACAGCATTGTGATTAAG GTTTCAGAAAATGCAAGTTGGTCAGGATGTTTCTACTTTCGAATAATCCAAGCTGCACTTGCTGCTGTAGGAGCTCCAGAAAATCTGGTTGACATTATAACAGG atttgCTGAAACGGGAGAAGCGCTCGTGTCTTCAGCTGATAAAGTCATATTTGTTGGATCACCTGGCGTGGGTAAGATG ATAATGAGAAATGCTGCCAACACTCTTGTACCAGTTACACTTGAGCTTGGTGGGAAAGATGCATTTATCGTCTGTGAAGATGTTGATGTGCCTCAT GTTGCACAAATTGCTGTTAGGGCTGCTCTTCAATCAAGTGGGCAGAATTGCGCTGGGGCTGAAAGATTTTATGTACATAAGGATATATATTCTTCTTTTGTCAGCGAAGTTGCTAAAATTGTGAAATCTGTTTCAGCT GGGCCACCACTTACCGGAAGGTATGATATGGGAGCAATATGCTTACAAGAGCATTCTGATAAGCTTCAAAATCTTGTAAATGATGCCATAGATAAAGGAGCAGTAATTGAAGCTCGTGGGAGTTTCGGCCATTTAGGTGAAGGTGCAGTAGATCAGTATTTTCCCCCCACTATCCTTGTAAATGTAAACCACACAATGAAATTGATGCGAGAAGAG ACTTTTGGGCCTATCATGCCAATAATGAAATTTAGCACAGATGAAGAGGCTGTCAAGCTTGCCAATGACTGTAGATATGGGCTTGGTTGTGCTGTTTTTTCTGGTAGCCAACGCCGAGCCAAAGAGATTGCTTCCCAGATACACTGTGGAGTTGCTGCAATTAATGACTTTGCTTCGACTTACATGTGTCAG TCGTTGCCATTTGGTGGCGTGAAAGACAGTGGCTTTGGACGATTCGCTGGTATAGAAGGATTGCGAGCTTGCTGCCTTGTGAAATCAGTTGTCGAGGATAGGTGGTGGCCTTATATCAAAACCAAGATACCAAAACCCATTCAG TATCCTGTTTCGGAGAACGGTTTCGAGTTCCAGGAGTCACTTGTTGAGGCACTGTATGGCTTGAACATCTGGGACCGGTTGCGAGCATTGGTCAATGTTCTGAAAATGCTATCAGAGCAAAACTCCAGCGGCAATAAGAGAAATGACTGA
- the LOC8258803 gene encoding DELLA protein RGL1, translating to MYRRPTKDYALSNSSKHKENMASDAMFSFDDFNFVASQDELSCTPVDGANMRKKTCVYGADECEEFNGSGYGFYQAVTFQEGLLFSKYQQQEHKSEQYLNYEVFDDQRFDIFSPPFQTCLQEIEKLDDEIPSGIQHISESKTEIQNQNQNQTCFSFASLELLKKYDNGRINGGRIVKPGSDAPCTKLAGSRGLSTEEVIRIAGARFIQSCWQAVDITSMLHNPFGLFFSDLSDDESRNVELVELLLASAEKVGYQQFERASRLLNHCELLSSNIGNPVQRVVYHFSEALKERIDRETGRFPSIEYLRKKQPVDPNHNAASLACHQKIPFIQVARFTAIQEIVENVARAKRIHIIDLEIRSGAQWPVLMQALMSRHHCPLELLKISAIGTTSKHLIEDTGKRLASFAESMNVPFSFRAVMVSDMLDLKKELFELDSEEAVAVYSEYFLMNLLVAPNRLESIMGMLRNINPNVMVVMEVEANNNSPSFVHRFIEALFFYSAYFDCFDACMERDDPNRMAAESVFFHHGIRNIVASEGEERRIRHVKIDVWRSFFARFGMIQTELSTSSLYQASLVLKKFPCGSSCTLDVNEKSLNISWKATPISSLSVWKFI from the coding sequence ATGTATCGTAGACCGACTAAAGATTATGCTCTGAGCAACTCTAGcaaacataaagaaaatatggcGTCGGATGCCATGTTTTCGTTTGATGATTTCAATTTTGTTGCAAGTCAAGATGAATTGAGCTGTACACCTGTTGATGGAGCGAACATGCGGAAGAAAACTTGTGTTTATGGTGCTGATGAGTGCGAAGAGTTTAACGGCAGTGGTTATGGATTTTATCAGGCTGTCACATTTCAGGAAGGTTTGCTCTTCTCCAAGTATCAGCAGCAAGAACACAAGTCAGAGCAGTATTTGAATTATGAGGTATTTGATGATCAAAGGTTTGATATCTTTTCTCCACCATTTCAAACTTGTTTGCAGGAAATAGAAAAGCTTGATGATGAAATCCCAAGTGGAATTCAGCATATTTCTGAATCAAAGACagaaattcaaaatcaaaatcaaaatcaaacttgTTTCTCTTTTGCCTCACTAGAGCTGCTAAAGAAATATGATAATGGAAGGATAAATGGTGGAAGAATAGTTAAGCCCGGCAGTGATGCACCATGTACAAAGTTGGCAGGCAGCAGGGGATTGTCAACAGAAGAAGTCATCAGAATTGCTGGAGCAAGGTTTATCCAGTCCTGTTGGCAAGCGGTTGATATTACCTCCATGCTTCACAATCCTTTTGGTCTTTTTTTCTCTGATCTTTCTGATGATGAATCCAGAAATGTGGAGCTTGTAGAATTACTTCTAGCTTCCGCTGAAAAAGTAGGCTATCAACAATTCGAACGTGCAAGCAGATTGCTTAACCATTGTGAATTATTGTCTTCGAATATCGGAAATCCTGTTCAAAGAGTGGTTTACCATTTTTCTGAAGCCCTTAAAGAGAGAATTGATCGAGAAACCGGAAGATTCCCATCAATAGAATACTTGAGGAAAAAGCAACCTGTTGATCCTAATCATAATGCAGCTAGCTTGGCATGCCACCAGAAAATTCCTTTCATTCAGGTTGCGCGCTTCACTGCAATCCAAGAAATTGTGGAAAATGTGGCTCGAGCAAAGAGAATTCACATAATTGATCTTGAAATCAGGAGTGGAGCTCAATGGCCAGTGCTAATGCAAGCTTTAATGTCTCGGCACCATTGCCCTCTTGAGCTTCTCAAGATAAGTGCCATTGGAACTACTTCAAAACATTTGATTGAGGACACAGGTAAAAGGTTAGCAAGTTTTGCTGAGTCCATGAATGTACCTTTCTCTTTTAGGGCAGTCATGGTATCAGACATGCTGGATCTCAAAAAGGAGCTCTTTGAGCTAGACTCTGAGGAAGCAGTAGCTGTCTACTCTGAGTATTTTCTGATGAACCTGCTCGTGGCGCCAAATCGTTTAGAGTCTATAATGGGAATGCTCAGAAACATCAATCCAAATGTAATGGTGGTCATGGAAGTTGAGGCTAATAACAATTCACCATCTTTTGTACATCGTTTTATTGAAGCTCTCTTTTTCTACAGTGCCTACTTCGATTGCTTCGATGCATGTATGGAACGTGACGACCCAAACAGGATGGCTGCTGAATCAGTATTTTTCCATCATGGAATAAGAAATATAGTGGCTAGTGAGGGTGAGGAAAGGAGGATAAGACATGTGAAAATTGATGTTTGGAGGTCATTCTTTGCTCGTTTCGGAATGATACAGACAGAACTCAGCACTTCATCCTTGTATCAAGCAAGCCTGGTGCTTAAGAAGTTTCCTTGTGGGAGTTCTTGCACACTTGATGTGAATGAGAAAAGCCTAAATATTAGCTGGAAAGCTACACCGATTAGTTCTCTTTCTGTTTGGAAGTTCATTTGA
- the LOC8258808 gene encoding UPF0481 protein At3g47200, whose amino-acid sequence MEREQIRMLDQVSVDIRQPDDDLVISIRNEMERISYLHCICKVKDSLLGTNGSKSYIPDQVSVGPYHHEEDGLAVTEEQKWQYVHVLLSRKPNLEASLDACVTALKEVEHRARSCYAGGIDDRDWPSNKFLTMMLVDGCFIIELLLKYSIKSLRRRNDKIFTTPGMLFDVRCNLILLENQIPLFILQRLFQVVPIPRQCIYTFAELCFRFFRNMIPGDPQINREKFSQEAHHLLDIICHCLLPTYPRVLPPKESNSGNKPLPSATKLQDAGIRIKKARKLNLLDIKFDKGVLEIPPIVIHQYTETLLKNLIALEQCSSHVQYITSYAFFMKWLISEDKDVTLLKKIGILINCDAIDEKEVKKVFDKLDEANFPVKEFYHDGLREQVNSYKGTRKWRQWRERQRHRNPQLCSVLVVAVLALFIALLGTLFSVLSFSLHRSNTS is encoded by the coding sequence ATGGAAAGAGAGCAAATCCGAATGCTGGACCAAGTTTCAGTTGACATCAGACAGCCTGATGATGATTTGGTGATTTCTATCAGAAATGAGATGGAAAGAATTTCTTACTTGCACTGTATCTGCAAAGTGAAGGACAGTCTTCTTGGTACAAATGGTAGCAAGTCTTATATTCCTGACCAAGTCTCAGTTGGTCCTTACCACCACGAAGAAGATGGCCTAGCAGTCACTGAAGAGCAGAAATGGCAATACGTACATGTGCTCCTCAGTCGAAAACCAAACCTCGAAGCAAGCCTGGATGCCTGTGTCACTGCACTTAAAGAAGTGGAACACAGAGCCCGGTCTTGCTATGCAGGTGGCATTGATGACAGGGATTGGCCATCTAATAAATTCTTAACAATGATGTTAGTTGATGGCTGTTTCATCATCGAGCTCTTGCTCAAGTATTCTATAAAGAGTCTAAGACGcagaaatgataaaatatttactacACCCGGGATGCTATTTGATGTAAGGTGTAATCTGATATTGCTAGAAAATCAGATTCCTCTATTCATTCTTCAGAGACTGTTTCAGGTGGTACCAATTCCTAGACAATGCATTTACACTTTCGCTGAGCTTTGTTTTCGTTTCTTTAGGAATATGATTCCAGGCGACCCACAAATTAATCGTGAAAAATTCAGTCAAGAAGCACATCATTTGCTTGACATAATCTGTCACTGCCTCCTTCCAACATATCCAAGAGTACTGCCCCCAAAGGAATCAAATTCTGGAAACAAGCCTCTACCTTCTGCAACGAAGCTTCAGGATGCAGGAATTAGGATCAAGAAAGcaagaaaactaaatttattggACATAAAGTTTGACAAAGGAGTTCTTGAAATCCCACCGATTGTAATCCACCAATACACAGAAACTCTGTTGAAGAATCTGATCGCGCTTGAGCAATGTTCTAGCCACGTACAGTATATTACCTCTTACGCATTTTTCATGAAATGGCTAATTAGTGAAGATAAAGATGTGACGttacttaaaaaaattggCATTCTCATCAACTGTGATGCCATTGATGAGAAAGAGGTGAAGAAAGTGTTTGATAAACTGGATGAGGCTAATTTTCCAGTGAAGGAATTTTATCATGATGGGCTGCGGGAGCAGGTGAACTCGTATAAAGGAACCAGAAAATGGCGCCAGTGGCGTGAGAGACAGAGACATAGAAATCCTCAGTTATGCTCAGTTCTGGTTGTCGCAGTTTTGGCTCTATTTATTGCCCTTTTGGGGACTTTGTTTTCTGtactctctttttctctccaCCGTTCTAACACATCTTGA